The following proteins are encoded in a genomic region of Natrinema sp. DC36:
- a CDS encoding asparagine synthase-related protein — MATVLLANPNAEVVRSGGRRWILCGTHRRELRSVIENGADFRDVKAHHDSLPGEGTFIVLSARADEPTIRAHRGITSAYEVFYCLDSGGEPVLTDLFRNALARLEPADRRVPSRAKADHLLYRTTPIDSYVERIDRLGHGETLTWSPGETTPRTELTETLEPESGLTPANAHERLDEVLLAVCAPIADEASLMLSGGVDSTVLEPYLTDPTESVTGSFDTPELEFEREYADRAADLVETDREVVEMSESSYLERLEAAVDALGMPPHQLQTPTFDGIYREYDGSDTLVSGQVADAVFGLSGQLEVARTVWRTRHLRYAPPVVEKLRRHRSELEKLTRHPSDPDGQALRFALYTDRQSAVDAIGRREFERRQRQRYEYAMDRVPDATGDDYARHVHVGQWVDFFCEDAVTVWRQAGLARGREMYTPFAGKAIAELALGLESPERYVHDGEPKHVPKNLLGEWYPDYDRSKPKGNGNFPADRFLSSGPLESVFDRYDVPEFAPDIRGEIVDHSPGLAWNLAGYAVWRDRVLRSDDLEPAPHSRIVSVSERPAAPRSDIESV, encoded by the coding sequence ATGGCGACAGTACTGCTCGCGAATCCGAACGCCGAGGTCGTTCGCTCGGGCGGGCGACGTTGGATCCTCTGTGGAACGCATCGGCGTGAGCTTCGGTCGGTGATCGAAAACGGAGCCGACTTTCGGGACGTCAAAGCGCACCACGATTCCCTCCCCGGTGAAGGTACCTTCATCGTCCTCTCGGCGCGTGCGGACGAGCCGACGATTCGGGCCCACCGCGGGATCACGTCCGCCTACGAAGTGTTCTACTGCCTCGATTCGGGCGGCGAGCCCGTCTTGACCGACCTGTTCCGGAACGCGCTCGCCCGTCTCGAGCCCGCCGATCGGCGGGTCCCGTCCCGCGCGAAGGCCGATCACCTGCTCTATCGGACGACGCCGATCGACTCCTACGTCGAACGGATCGACCGGCTCGGTCACGGCGAGACGCTCACCTGGTCTCCGGGGGAGACGACGCCGCGAACGGAACTGACGGAGACGCTCGAGCCCGAGTCCGGGCTCACGCCTGCGAACGCACACGAGCGACTGGACGAGGTGCTGTTGGCGGTCTGTGCTCCCATCGCCGACGAGGCGTCGCTCATGCTCTCCGGCGGCGTCGATTCGACCGTTCTCGAGCCCTACCTGACGGACCCGACCGAGAGCGTCACCGGCTCGTTCGACACGCCCGAACTGGAGTTCGAACGGGAGTACGCTGACCGCGCCGCCGACCTCGTCGAGACCGACCGCGAGGTCGTCGAGATGTCCGAATCGTCGTACCTCGAGCGGCTCGAGGCGGCCGTCGACGCGCTGGGGATGCCGCCCCACCAGCTCCAGACGCCGACGTTCGACGGCATCTATCGCGAATACGACGGCAGCGACACGCTCGTCAGCGGACAGGTCGCGGACGCCGTCTTCGGACTGAGCGGCCAGCTCGAAGTCGCCCGCACGGTGTGGCGGACCCGCCACCTCCGGTACGCGCCGCCCGTGGTGGAGAAGCTTCGCCGGCACCGCTCCGAACTCGAGAAACTCACCCGCCATCCGTCGGATCCCGACGGACAGGCGCTGCGCTTCGCGCTGTACACGGACCGTCAGTCGGCCGTCGACGCGATCGGTCGCCGTGAATTCGAGCGCCGACAGCGGCAGCGCTACGAGTACGCGATGGATCGCGTTCCCGACGCGACCGGCGACGACTACGCCCGTCACGTCCACGTCGGCCAGTGGGTCGACTTCTTCTGCGAGGACGCCGTCACCGTCTGGCGACAGGCGGGCCTCGCGCGGGGCCGCGAGATGTACACGCCGTTCGCGGGGAAGGCGATCGCCGAACTCGCCCTCGGCCTCGAGTCGCCGGAGCGGTACGTCCACGACGGCGAGCCCAAACACGTCCCGAAGAACCTGCTCGGCGAGTGGTATCCCGACTACGACCGGAGCAAGCCGAAGGGGAACGGGAACTTCCCGGCCGACCGATTCCTTTCGTCCGGCCCGCTCGAGTCGGTCTTCGACCGCTACGACGTGCCCGAGTTCGCGCCGGATATCCGGGGCGAGATCGTCGACCACTCCCCCGGCCTCGCGTGGAACCTGGCCGGCTACGCCGTCTGGCGCGACCGCGTCCTGCGATCGGACGACCTCGAGCCCGCGCCGCACAGCCGGATCGTATCGGTCTCCGAACGCCCGGCCGCGCCGCGGTCCGATATCGAGTCGGTGTGA
- a CDS encoding Hsp20/alpha crystallin family protein translates to MSALRDALRDLSEDVFFDLLESEDAYLLVLDVPGVSAESLDLAIEDGRIAIDAHRTKEPTDDYQYVEENRSLFLDVDLPLPDDASDANATATVDRGVLELTLPKRGTSGETTIDIVDEDA, encoded by the coding sequence ATGTCTGCGCTCCGCGACGCGTTGCGGGATCTCTCCGAGGACGTCTTCTTCGATCTGCTCGAGAGCGAGGACGCCTACCTGCTCGTGCTCGACGTGCCCGGAGTGTCCGCCGAGTCGCTCGACCTCGCGATCGAGGACGGTCGGATCGCCATCGACGCCCACCGAACAAAGGAGCCGACCGACGACTACCAGTACGTCGAGGAGAACCGCTCGCTCTTCCTCGACGTCGACCTACCCCTGCCGGACGACGCCTCCGACGCCAACGCGACGGCGACGGTCGATCGGGGCGTCCTCGAGTTGACCCTCCCGAAACGGGGGACGAGCGGCGAGACGACGATCGACATCGTCGACGAGGACGCCTAA
- a CDS encoding AarF/ABC1/UbiB kinase family protein has protein sequence MLAYARDRRRFLLFGRPRQVDPETHRHRAEVLLESLLTLGPTFIKLGQLLSTRPDVLPPAYIDTLASLQDDVPPAPWPDAKRVLEAELGPVDERFAEFDTEPISGASLGQVYRARLDPETERRRAESERGEGRTSETNADVGRDVAVKVRRPEIEDLVRADLRVIKWSLPLLLYFVDDARSFSLENLAEEFSKTIREEMDYEREAEMLAEIRSNFADDDRFLIPDVLESHSGPRVLTMEYIEGTKINDLAELDRKGIDRTEVAENLERAYLQMIMDDGVFHADPHPGNLAVTDDGRIVFYDFGMSGRVDPFVQEKITEFYIAVANQDIDAILDALIEIGTLSPDADRGVMAEVMEIAIQDARGEDVEQYRVNQIVGQIEDSIYVFPFRLPKNLALVLRVATVVEGVCVTLDEDFDFISTATDYLTEQGYREESIRQYLDETGRQLRRSGESLTRLAPKAERALDRLDRDDLLVRIGVEDKENVFDKLAKRLVYGMLLTMSLFSMGVLYALEAPRGSIVAAVFSVLVAIQLYRSFRSPKSIGTRPQFTRQNLRQRRGKE, from the coding sequence TTGCTCGCCTACGCCCGCGACCGACGGCGCTTTCTCCTGTTCGGTCGCCCGCGGCAGGTCGACCCCGAGACGCACCGCCACCGGGCCGAGGTGCTGCTCGAGTCGCTGTTGACTCTCGGGCCGACGTTCATCAAACTCGGCCAGTTACTGTCGACCCGCCCCGACGTGCTCCCACCGGCGTACATCGACACCCTCGCGTCCCTCCAGGACGACGTACCGCCGGCTCCCTGGCCGGACGCGAAACGGGTGCTCGAGGCGGAACTCGGACCCGTCGACGAGCGCTTCGCAGAGTTCGATACCGAGCCGATCAGCGGTGCGAGCCTCGGACAGGTCTACCGAGCACGTCTCGACCCCGAGACCGAGCGGCGGCGGGCCGAGAGCGAACGGGGCGAGGGAAGAACGTCCGAGACGAACGCCGACGTCGGACGTGACGTCGCCGTAAAGGTTCGCCGCCCGGAGATCGAGGACCTCGTTCGGGCCGATCTGCGGGTCATCAAGTGGTCGCTGCCGCTCCTGTTGTACTTCGTCGACGACGCCCGATCGTTCTCGCTCGAGAACCTGGCCGAGGAGTTCTCGAAGACGATCCGCGAGGAGATGGACTACGAGCGCGAAGCCGAGATGCTCGCCGAGATCCGGTCGAATTTCGCGGACGACGATCGGTTTCTCATTCCCGACGTGCTCGAGAGCCACTCCGGCCCGCGCGTGCTCACGATGGAGTACATCGAGGGGACGAAGATCAACGACCTCGCGGAACTCGATCGCAAGGGGATCGACCGAACCGAGGTCGCGGAGAACCTCGAGCGAGCGTACCTGCAGATGATCATGGACGACGGGGTCTTCCACGCCGATCCGCACCCGGGCAACCTCGCGGTGACCGACGACGGCCGGATCGTCTTCTACGACTTCGGGATGTCGGGGCGGGTCGATCCGTTCGTCCAGGAGAAGATCACCGAGTTCTACATCGCCGTCGCCAACCAGGACATCGACGCGATCCTCGACGCGCTGATCGAAATCGGGACGCTCAGCCCGGACGCCGATCGGGGCGTGATGGCCGAGGTGATGGAGATCGCGATTCAGGACGCCCGCGGGGAAGATGTCGAGCAGTATCGCGTCAATCAGATCGTCGGTCAGATCGAGGACTCGATCTACGTCTTCCCCTTTCGGCTGCCGAAGAACCTCGCGCTCGTCCTCCGGGTCGCGACCGTCGTCGAGGGGGTCTGCGTCACCCTCGACGAGGACTTCGACTTCATTTCGACCGCGACCGACTATCTGACCGAGCAGGGGTACCGCGAGGAGTCCATCCGACAGTATCTCGACGAAACGGGCCGGCAACTCCGCCGGTCGGGCGAGTCGCTCACGCGGCTCGCGCCCAAAGCCGAGCGGGCGCTCGATCGGCTCGACCGCGACGACCTCCTCGTCCGCATCGGCGTCGAGGACAAAGAGAACGTCTTCGACAAACTCGCCAAGCGGTTGGTCTACGGCATGTTGCTCACCATGTCGCTGTTCTCGATGGGCGTCCTCTACGCCCTCGAGGCACCCCGCGGATCGATCGTCGCTGCAGTCTTCTCGGTACTCGTCGCGATCCAGCTCTACCGGTCGTTTCGCTCGCCGAAATCGATCGGCACCCGGCCGCAGTTCACGCGACAGAACCTGCGCCAGCGTCGCGGCAAGGAGTAA
- the glp gene encoding gephyrin-like molybdotransferase Glp, whose protein sequence is MEGADRERTEAGFKVRTPVDEACRILQEALEGSGDGDSGAPCGTETVDVDRADGRVLAAPVSSARDVPHYRRAAMDGYAVRAADTFGASDRSPEVLRIAEPAGGNDGDGEHATADRIEPGTAARVHTGSALPEGADAVVMIERVTELESAGELEVEDALAEGENVAPVGEDVEEGQHLYDAGHRLRPSDLGLLRSAGYGRVAVAQQPTVGVVPTGEELVAGDPDPGEVIETNGLTVSRLAQRWGARATDRDVVTDDPESLRVAIQRDLTKDVIVTTGGSSVGERDLLPEVIDDLGEVLVHGVGLKPGHPVCLGIVRDTPVLALPGYPVACIVNAVQFLRPALRWLEGTTPDPHPTTRATLERKIPSEPGTRTFARVRLEARDEGERERNREEPEYTAIPTRASGSGVLSSVALADGWVVVDDDREGVPAGETVAVENWEPNG, encoded by the coding sequence ATGGAAGGTGCCGACCGCGAGCGCACGGAGGCCGGGTTCAAGGTGCGGACGCCGGTCGACGAGGCGTGTCGGATTCTGCAGGAGGCGCTCGAGGGGAGCGGGGACGGCGATTCGGGCGCGCCCTGCGGGACCGAGACCGTCGACGTCGACCGCGCGGACGGCCGCGTCCTCGCCGCGCCCGTCTCTTCGGCTCGAGACGTGCCACACTACCGGCGGGCGGCGATGGACGGCTACGCGGTTCGCGCCGCGGACACGTTCGGGGCCAGCGACCGGTCGCCGGAAGTGCTGCGGATCGCCGAGCCCGCGGGCGGGAACGACGGGGACGGCGAGCACGCCACCGCCGACCGGATCGAGCCCGGAACGGCCGCGCGGGTCCACACCGGCAGCGCGCTCCCCGAGGGAGCCGACGCGGTCGTCATGATCGAGCGGGTGACAGAACTCGAGTCGGCCGGCGAGCTCGAGGTCGAAGACGCGCTCGCGGAGGGGGAAAACGTCGCGCCCGTGGGGGAGGACGTCGAGGAGGGCCAGCACCTGTACGACGCCGGCCACCGGCTCCGGCCGTCCGATCTGGGACTCCTTCGGTCGGCGGGCTACGGCCGCGTCGCGGTGGCCCAGCAGCCCACAGTCGGCGTCGTGCCGACGGGCGAGGAACTCGTCGCGGGCGACCCGGACCCCGGCGAGGTGATCGAGACCAACGGGCTCACCGTTTCGCGGCTGGCCCAGCGCTGGGGCGCTCGAGCCACCGACCGCGACGTGGTCACCGACGATCCCGAGTCGTTGCGCGTGGCGATCCAGCGGGATCTGACGAAGGACGTGATCGTCACGACCGGCGGCTCCTCGGTCGGCGAGCGCGACCTCCTCCCGGAAGTGATCGACGATCTGGGGGAAGTGCTCGTCCACGGCGTCGGGCTCAAACCCGGTCACCCCGTCTGTCTCGGGATCGTTCGGGACACCCCCGTGCTCGCACTGCCGGGCTACCCCGTCGCCTGCATCGTCAACGCCGTCCAGTTCCTCCGGCCAGCCCTGCGCTGGCTCGAGGGAACCACACCCGACCCCCACCCGACGACGCGGGCGACCCTCGAGCGCAAGATTCCGAGCGAACCCGGGACGCGGACGTTCGCGCGGGTTCGGCTCGAGGCTCGCGACGAGGGTGAACGTGAGAGGAATCGTGAGGAACCCGAGTACACGGCGATTCCGACGCGAGCGAGCGGGTCA
- a CDS encoding 8-oxo-dGTP diphosphatase → MIEATLCFPLRDRDTETDPEVLLIEKRRGLGEGWYNGPGGKLEPGETPRECAIRETREEVGLEVTDLEKAGELTFLLDGEDHTVCHVYRTRSFDGRPTSSEEAHPEWVSAADVPYDQMWADDRLWLPGVLEGKTVVGEFRFEGGTPLDDAEFVGHDLEWDVSF, encoded by the coding sequence ATGATCGAGGCGACGCTGTGTTTCCCGCTCCGAGATCGCGATACCGAAACCGATCCCGAGGTGCTCCTCATCGAGAAACGCCGCGGCCTCGGCGAGGGCTGGTACAACGGCCCCGGCGGAAAACTCGAACCCGGCGAAACCCCTCGAGAATGCGCGATCCGCGAAACCCGCGAGGAGGTCGGCCTCGAGGTCACGGACCTCGAGAAGGCGGGCGAACTCACCTTTCTCCTCGACGGCGAGGACCACACCGTCTGTCACGTCTACCGCACGCGCTCGTTCGACGGCCGGCCGACCTCGTCCGAGGAGGCCCACCCGGAGTGGGTTTCCGCCGCGGACGTCCCCTACGATCAGATGTGGGCGGACGATCGGCTGTGGCTCCCCGGCGTGCTCGAGGGGAAAACAGTGGTCGGGGAGTTTCGGTTCGAAGGCGGAACGCCGCTGGACGATGCCGAATTCGTCGGTCACGACCTCGAGTGGGACGTTTCGTTTTAG
- the speB gene encoding agmatinase: protein MFPGATDEREATDTADRSDRDGDTDARGRTADRGGANFAVVGAPLDATTTFQPGTRFGPQRIRSFAEPFDDYDHRTGRRFSNLGVVDRGDVRAWNDVEAYLEYLTSSLRESVWNDAVPLTLGGEHTVSLAGARAVEPEVFVCLDAHLDLYDAYDGEPFSHAAVTRRILEDVDSVEEAILLGVRTGSESEWDRAAADDVTVVPPADVSDWSLGDRLADREVYLSVDIDAADPGYAPGTGTMEPFGLEPRELREVVRTVAPHAGGFDVVEVNDRDDGQAAALATKLVREFVFSHADG, encoded by the coding sequence ATGTTCCCCGGGGCGACCGACGAACGCGAGGCGACCGACACGGCGGATCGATCCGATCGTGACGGTGATACCGACGCGCGAGGCCGAACGGCCGACCGTGGCGGCGCGAACTTCGCGGTCGTCGGTGCGCCCCTGGACGCAACGACGACCTTTCAGCCGGGGACCCGATTCGGGCCCCAGCGGATCCGATCTTTTGCGGAACCGTTCGACGATTACGACCACCGGACGGGCCGGCGCTTTTCGAACCTAGGCGTCGTCGACCGGGGCGACGTCCGCGCGTGGAACGACGTCGAAGCGTACCTCGAGTATCTCACGAGCAGCCTGCGGGAGTCCGTCTGGAACGATGCCGTCCCCCTGACGCTGGGGGGCGAACACACCGTCTCGCTCGCCGGTGCCCGCGCGGTGGAACCCGAGGTGTTCGTCTGTCTCGACGCCCACCTCGATCTCTACGACGCCTACGACGGCGAGCCGTTCTCGCACGCCGCCGTGACGCGGCGGATCCTCGAGGACGTCGACTCCGTCGAGGAGGCGATCTTGCTCGGCGTCCGTACCGGCAGCGAATCCGAGTGGGACCGCGCGGCCGCGGACGACGTGACCGTCGTCCCGCCCGCGGACGTCAGTGACTGGTCGCTCGGCGACCGACTCGCGGACCGCGAGGTCTACTTGAGCGTCGATATCGACGCCGCCGATCCCGGCTACGCGCCGGGGACCGGGACGATGGAGCCGTTCGGGCTCGAGCCCCGCGAACTCCGCGAGGTCGTCCGCACCGTCGCCCCCCACGCCGGCGGCTTCGACGTGGTCGAGGTCAACGACCGCGACGACGGCCAGGCGGCCGCGCTTGCCACGAAACTGGTACGGGAGTTCGTCTTCTCGCACGCCGACGGGTGA
- a CDS encoding translation initiation factor IF-5A, with the protein MAKQQTEVRELQEGSYVMIDDAPCKINAYSTAKPGKHGSAKARVEAEGVFDGKKRSLSQPVDAKIWVPIIERKQGQVVSVDGNDMQVMDLETYETITMRIPEDKDVSPDEDIEYLEMEDNRKIV; encoded by the coding sequence ATGGCGAAACAGCAGACCGAAGTTCGCGAACTCCAGGAAGGGAGCTACGTCATGATCGACGACGCGCCGTGTAAGATCAATGCCTACTCGACGGCGAAGCCGGGCAAACACGGCAGCGCCAAGGCTCGCGTCGAGGCCGAGGGCGTCTTCGACGGGAAGAAACGATCGCTCTCCCAGCCGGTCGACGCGAAGATCTGGGTGCCGATCATCGAGCGCAAGCAGGGACAGGTCGTCTCCGTCGACGGCAACGACATGCAGGTCATGGACCTCGAGACCTACGAGACCATCACGATGCGCATCCCCGAGGACAAAGACGTCTCTCCCGACGAGGACATCGAGTACCTCGAGATGGAAGACAACCGAAAGATCGTCTGA
- a CDS encoding NADPH:quinone oxidoreductase family protein — MKAIEVTEYGDSSELSVVEAETPEPDAGEVRIEIEAAGINFADVMQRRGHYPGGPEPPYVPGMEAAGTVDAVGEGVDELSEDDRVVGMIDTGGYAEYVTAHAQSLFPIPEAMSFEEAAGFPVQFLTAHACLFEWGGLESGESVLIQAAAGGVGTAAVQLASNAGAEVFGTASTAEKLELASDLGCDHPINYTETDFREVVEEETDGEGVDLVLESVGDDVFDRSLDAMSHFGRMVTYGVASGVPAEVSNQRLLFENKTVKGFHLGQASVHDPGRVMTAVPELTDGLASGDLEIILGESFALEDAADAHQYIEDRKSSGKVVLKP; from the coding sequence ATGAAGGCCATCGAGGTAACCGAGTACGGCGACAGCAGCGAGCTATCGGTCGTCGAGGCGGAGACGCCGGAGCCCGACGCGGGCGAGGTTCGGATCGAGATCGAAGCGGCCGGAATCAACTTCGCGGACGTCATGCAGCGCCGCGGTCACTACCCGGGCGGTCCCGAGCCGCCGTACGTCCCCGGGATGGAAGCCGCGGGGACGGTCGACGCGGTCGGCGAGGGCGTCGACGAGCTGAGCGAGGACGACCGCGTCGTCGGCATGATCGACACCGGCGGCTACGCGGAGTACGTCACCGCCCACGCCCAGTCGCTCTTCCCGATCCCCGAGGCGATGAGCTTCGAGGAAGCCGCCGGCTTCCCCGTCCAGTTCCTCACCGCCCACGCCTGTCTCTTCGAGTGGGGCGGCCTCGAGTCCGGCGAGTCAGTGCTGATTCAGGCCGCCGCGGGCGGGGTCGGGACGGCCGCCGTCCAGTTAGCGTCGAACGCCGGCGCGGAGGTCTTCGGCACCGCGAGCACCGCGGAGAAGCTCGAGCTCGCGTCGGACCTCGGCTGCGACCACCCGATCAACTACACCGAGACGGACTTCCGAGAGGTCGTCGAGGAAGAAACCGACGGTGAGGGGGTCGACCTCGTCCTCGAGAGCGTCGGCGACGACGTCTTCGATCGCAGCCTCGACGCGATGAGCCACTTCGGCCGGATGGTCACCTACGGCGTCGCCAGCGGTGTCCCCGCTGAAGTCAGTAACCAGCGCCTGCTCTTCGAGAACAAGACCGTCAAAGGGTTCCACCTCGGGCAGGCCTCCGTGCACGATCCGGGCAGGGTTATGACGGCCGTCCCCGAGTTGACCGACGGACTCGCGAGCGGCGACCTCGAGATCATCCTCGGCGAGTCGTTCGCGCTCGAGGACGCGGCGGACGCTCATCAGTACATCGAGGATCGGAAAAGTTCGGGGAAGGTCGTACTGAAACCGTAA